The following proteins come from a genomic window of Nicotiana tomentosiformis chromosome 12, ASM39032v3, whole genome shotgun sequence:
- the LOC104095404 gene encoding probable nucleoside diphosphate kinase 5, whose protein sequence is MTHKLIAFFTKILLPFFVVSTLSLPNRCSADASTEIERTLAIIKPDGVSGNYTNPIKETILDHGFKITEELFIQLDEDHVKSFYAEHSSRSFFPSLVEYMASGPLLIMVLEKGNAIADWRALIGPTDPLKAKVTHPHSVRAICGLDLQKNCVHGSDSPQSAPREISFFFERTSSGHVSKHDEL, encoded by the exons ATGACTCATAAACTCATTGCGTTCTTCACAAAAATCTTGCTTCCGTTCTTCGTAGTGTCCACTCTCTCTCTTCCTAACAG ATGTTCAGCAGATGCTTCTACAGAAATAGAAAGGACACTGGCTATAATAAAGCCAGATGGGGTTTCGGGAAACTATACAAATCCCATAAAGGAAACAATTCTAGATCATGGATTCAAAATCACTGAGGAATTGTTCATTCAGCTTGACGAGGATCATGTGAAAAGCTTTTATGCTGAGCACTCCTCAAGGAGCTTCTTTCCAAGCCTTGTTGAATACATGGCCAG TGGTCCATTGTTGATAATGGTTTTGGAGAAAGGGAATGCCATAGCTGACTGGCGTGCACTAATTGGTCCAACAGACCCACTCAAAGCAAAGGTTACTCATCCTCACAG TGTCAGAGCCATATGTGGGCTGGATTTACAGAAGAATTGTGTTCATGGTTCTGACTCACCTCAGTCTGCTCCCCGGGAAATATCCTTTTTCTTTGAAAGGACATCATCAG GACATGTATCTAAGCATGATGAATTATAA
- the LOC117276574 gene encoding protein DEEPER ROOTING 1-like → MQFLNYPSSLEVDRRISSSRFSSTNSDNFDYDEEELDRTIRVIIGRCKDVCNKQNKKKSIGKKSISFLLKKMFVCASGKFGPVPSLRDTIHESRMQKLLRTMLSKKISPQNASRTSTKRYLEDKHPQKEEQEEKKREKTFNDGSKWVKTDSDCK, encoded by the exons ATGCA ATTTCTTAATTATCCTTCAAGTTTGGAAGTTGATCGTAGGATTAGTTCCAGCAGATTTAGCAGTACTAATTCAGACAATTTTGATTATGACGAGGAAGAACTTGACAGAACTATAAGAGTGATTATAGGAAGATGCAAAGATGTTTGCAAtaagcagaacaaaaagaaatcaaTTGGGAAGAAATCCATTTCTTTTCTTCTCAAGAAAATGTTCGTTTGTGCAAGTGGTAAGTTTGGTCCAGTTCCTAGTTTACGAGATACAATTCACGAATCAAGAATGCAAAAG CTTTTGAGGACAATGCTTTCCAAGAAAATAAGCCCTCAAAATGCCTCTCGGACATCAACAAAGAGATATTTAGAGGACAAACATCCACAAAAGGAAGAGCAAGAAGAGAAAAAACGAGAGAAAACCTTTAA
- the LOC104095403 gene encoding protein NEGATIVE GRAVITROPIC RESPONSE OF ROOTS-like, with translation MKFFNWMHNKLNGGQRSRKTNAVPITNQTNEEFKDWPDSLLAIGTFGIKSSEEVGKLQNDHHQDEILENSPDLAEFTPEEVGKLQKELTKLLSRKPAANNADYIFPLDRFLNCPSSLEVDRRISSSRFSRTNSDNFDYDEEELDRTIRVIIGRCKDVCNKQNKKKSIGKKSISFLLKKMFVCASGNFGPAPGLRDTFQKSRMEKLLRTMLSKKISPQNASRTSTKRYLEDEHPQKEEQEGKKLEKIFNDGSKWVKTDSDFIVLEM, from the exons ATGAAG TTCTTTAACTGGATGCACAATAAGTTAAATGGGGGACAAAGAAGCAGAAAAACTAATGCAGTCCCTATCACTA ATCAAACAAATGAAGAGTTCAAAGATTGGCCAGATTCGTTATTGGCAATTGGAACTTTTGGCATTAAGAGCAGTGAAGAAGTTGGCAAATTACAAAATGATCATCACCAGGACGAAATACTAGAGAATTCACCAGATTTAGCAGAATTCACACCTGAAGAAGTTGGCAAATTACAAAAAGAGTTAACAAAATTATTATCCCGAAAACCGGCTGCTAATAATGCTGATTATATTTTTCCATTGGACAGATTTCTTAATTGTCCTTCAAGTTTGGAAGTTGATCGTAGGATTAGTTCCAGCAGATTTAGCAGAACTAATTCAGACAATTTTGATTATGACGAGGAAGAACTTGACAGAACTATAAGAGTGATTATAGGAAGATGCAAAGATGTTTGCAAtaagcagaacaaaaagaaatcaaTTGGGAAGAAATCCATTTCTTTTCTTCTCAAGAAAATGTTCGTTTGCGCAAGTGGTAATTTTGGTCCAGCTCCTGGTTTACGAGATACATTTCAGAAATCAAGAATGGAGAAG CTTTTAAGGACAATGCTTTCCAAGAAAATAAGCCCTCAAAATGCCTCTCGGACATCAACAAAGAGATATTTAGAGGACGAACATCCACAAAAGGAAGAGCAAGAAGGGAAAAAACTAGAGAAAATCTTTAATGATGGATCTAAATGGGTGAAAACCGATTCTGATT TTATCGTCTTGGAAATGTAG
- the LOC138903269 gene encoding uncharacterized protein yields MADDEQRILERFRRLRPPSFSGAESEDAQGFLEKCQWILRTTGILETSGDSFTTFQFSGAAFRWWEAYERRRSVGTIPLTWQEFYILFLEKFVLHSRREELCRLFEQLLQDGMYVTQYEMRFSKLDRHAVWLVPTDRERISRFIDGLMYQLRFLMTRERVSCATFDEVVDIARLIEVVCNQEHGEREAKRPRGSGNFDGVPSGGQSYHNRGRPYRPAQTTRPAHSGASASHGSYSAHSGQSSFSALPAQSSHHASSA; encoded by the coding sequence atggctgatgatgagcagaggatacTTGAGAGATTtaggaggcttcgacctccatcatttagcggtgctgagtcagaggatgctcagggttttctggaaaAGTGCCAGTGGATACTTcgaacaacgggtattctggagaccagtggggactcgttcactacttttcagttttctggggctgccttcagatggtgggaggcttatgagaggcgtaggtcGGTCGGTACcataccacttacatggcaggagttctatattctctttttggagaagttcgtgctgcATTCTCGTAGGGAGGAGCTATGCAGACTGTTTGAACAGCTTCTGCAGGATGGCATGtatgtgacccagtacgagatgaggttttctaagttggatcgtcacgcagtttggttggttcccactgatagggagaggattagtaggttcattgatggccttatGTATCAGTTGCGGtttcttatgactagagagagggtatcttgtgccacttttgatgaggtggttgacattgctcggctgATAGAGGTGGTTTGTAACCAGGAGcatggtgagagggaggccaagaggcctcgaggttcgggcaATTTCGATGGGGTACCTTCTGGGGGACAGtcctaccacaacaggggtcgcccttataggcccgctcagacgactcgtccagctcatagtggtgcatcagctagccacggttcttacagtgctcactcaggccagtcttcctTTAGTGcgctaccagcgcagagttctcaccatgcctcgtctGCTTAG